DNA sequence from the Acidimicrobiales bacterium genome:
TGCGGGGCTCGAAGGAGGTCCCCAGCAGCAGCCCGAGCGATGTCATGGCGATGCAGGACAAGGGGACGATGCTGAGCACGGTCCAGACGTGCAGGTGGATGTCGGCCTCGACCCCGGCGGCGTGGACGACCGAGGCGATCGGCAGCACGATGGCGGCCGACACCAGCCCCTGCACCGCCCCGGAGAGGACCTTCGCCACCGCCACCAGCCAGATCGGGCAGGGCGCCTGCACCCGGTCCTCGATCTCGCGGGTGAAGCCGAACTCCTGGGCCATCTGCAGGGCCACGGACTGCACGCCCTGGAACATGATGGAGATGCCCACCACCCCGGGGACGAGCACGGTGGCGAACCCCGACTCGGCGGCCGCACCCCGGCCCCCGCCGATGCCCTGGCCGATCTTGGGGAAGACGAACAGGAAGACGAAGCACAGCAGGAACGGCTGGACCAGCGTGCGGATCACGAACTCGCCGAGGTTCTTCCTGAGCACGACCAGGTCGCGCAGCATGAGCGCCTGCAGTGAGACCCAACTGGCGGCGACGGCCGAGCGCGTGGGCCTGGTCTCTATGTGGAGGGCGGGCGCCGGGGTGGTCACCATCAGTCGCGCAGGTCCTTTCCGGTGAGGTTGATGAAGACCGTCTCGAGGCTCGGCTCGGCGACCGACAGGTCGACGACCTCGAGCCCGGCGTCCTCCACCACGTTGACGACCCTGGGCACGATCCGGTCCGACACCGTCACGTGGACCTCGACGCCGTTGTCGATCTGGCGCGTGCGGGTGACCCCGTCGAGGTCCCGCAGCACGGCGGAGAGCGTGTCGTAGTCCCCGGTGGCCTTGACCGTCACGATGGTGTCGGCTCCCACGGTGCGCTTCAGCTGGGCCGGGGTGTCGAGAGCGAGGATCTTGCCGTGGTCCATGATCGCCACCCGCGCGCACAGCTGGTCGGCCTCCTCCATGTAGTGCGTCGTGAGGAGGATGGTCTGGCCCTCGGCGTTGAGCGTGCGCAGCACCTCCCACAGGGCCAGGCGGCTCTGGGGGTCGAGGCCGGCGGTGGGCTCGTCGAGGAACAGCACCGCCGGCCGGTGGAGGATCGACCGCGCCACCATCAGCCGCTGTGCCATCCCGCCCGACAGGGCGTAGACGGTGGTCTTCGCCCATTTGGAGAGCTGGAATTGCTCGAGCAGCTCGTCGGCCGCCTGGCGGGACCGGCGGGCGCCGATGCCGAAGAGGCGGCCGTGGAAGTACAGGTTCTCCCACACCGACAGCTGACGGTCCAGCGTGTTCTCCTGGCTCACGATCCCGAGGATCTGCTTGGCGAGCGTCGGGTGCGCCACCACGTCGATGCCGCCCACCCAGGCCCTCCCCGACGTGGGGACGACGCGGGTGGTGAGCATGCCCGCCGTGGTGGTCTTGCCGGCGCCGTTGGGCCCGAGCAAGCCGAAGATCTCGCCGGGGGCGACGGTCAGGTCGAGCTCGTCGACGGCCCTGAAGTCGGTGCCCGCATACACCTTGGTCAGGGCCTCGGTGTGGATGACGCCGGCTTCGGCCACGGGGCCGAGGCTACCGGGTCGGTGCGCCAGGGCGGTGGTCTCGGCGCCGAACGCGGATCGGATGTCGGCCCGAGGAGGCTCGTGGACGACGGTAGGCAGTCCTCGTCGTCGTACCACCAGGAATAGCCGCCGACAGAGTAGGGCAAGGTGATGCGCAGCCCGTAGTCGTACGCCATGACGGAGCGCGCCGCGGCGGCGTCGACGGGCGTGGCGGGATTGTCCATGCCGACCTCGCCGAAGCCGAGGAGCGCGTTCGGGTACAGGGTGTGCAGCTGCGCGAAGTACGCCGTCCATGCCGCCACGCCGGGCGGATGCCCTGGCAGTTGTCCTCGTGGTACGACAGCAGGACGTAGGAGAGGCCGGCCCGCACCGTCGGGGACACGAATCGGCGCGTCCGGTGCTCGACAGGGGCGGTCAGATCACGATGATGAGCTGAACGGCGACCACCACCCACGAGATCGCCACGAGCGGGGCCACCCACCGGGCCCGCCGGCTCGATGCCAGGAGCACGAGGCAGCTGAGCACGTAGAGGTCGTCGAGGCCGCGGAACCCGACGTCACCGAGCCAGATGCCCGGTGACAGGCAGACGGTCATCACCCCGTAGGCCGCCCAGGCGATCCGCTCGTGGGCGGGCGCGACGCTGCTGCGCACGCGGCGCGCCGCCGAGGCCACCACGACGCCCAGGACCACGATCTCCGCGAACCACAGCTCCGAGGCGTGGCTCGGGAAGAGGGACGCGTAGTGGTGGACGCCCCGCACCACACCGGCGAACGGCAGCCCGACGTTGTGCCGGCTCGACGCCGTGAGCGGCAGTTGCCCGACGGCCGAGCCGGCGACGGCCTGCCACACCACGAAGGCCGTCAGCGGCACGCCCCACGTCATGGCGCGCACGCGCGGCCGCCCGGTGTCCTCCCGCCCGCGTCGTCGGCTCCACCACTGGGCGAGCTGCACCACGGCGAGGCACGCCACGACGACGAGGGCGGTCTCGCGGGCGAGCACGGCACCGGCCAGGGCGACGGCGGCCACCACCGGTCGCCCCCGCCGCACGGCCAGCAGGCCACCCACCAGCAGCGCCGCCTCGGTGATCTCGGTGAGGTCGCGCGACAGCGTCCAGACGAAGCCGAAGTAGCCGGGGATCAACAGTCCCCACAGGGCGCGCCGACCTCCGTCGCGGGCGAGCATCCCCCCCAGCCACCCGAGCACACCGAGGCCGACCACGTTCACGGTCGCGAGCGACCACGGCACGAGGCCCGCCCGCCCGCCGGCCAGGGCCCAGCCCAGGGCCGGGTAGGTGATCCGCTCGACGCGCGCCGGGGAGTCCAGATGGATGCCGAAGGCGTGCGGGGCGAGGTCGAGGGGCCCCAGGGCGAGGCGGTAGTAGAACTGCCCGTCGTACCCGTTCCCGGCGATCACGGGTACCCGCAGGTGCGTGCCGGCGAACCGGCTCCCGGCCACGACGAATGTGCCGATGTCGCCGTGGCCCACCACCGCGATGCGCAGCGCCGCTACCACCACCGCCGCCGCCACGGCGATCAGGCCCACGACACGCGGGTCGTCGACGAGGTCGCGCCACGGCCTCGTCCACCGTCGGGCCCCTGGCGTCGGGCCCCCCGGATGATCGGGCGTCGTCGTCGGCATCCGAGCCGTTCTCTCCAGGACGGTCACAGCGAGGGCCGTGGGGCCCGCCAGCTCCGCCGCCCGCCGGTTGGCGGTGGCGGCATCGTGCGACCTCGACCTGTGAGAAGGATGTGGATGCACCTCACGACCGTGCCCCCCGGGGAAGCACCGGCGCCCCATCCTGGCAGCCCGGCCCGCCGCCGTGGGGGAGTGTGGCCGGGTGGACGGGCCCGAGGAGCGTGGTGGGCGAGGGTCGTCAGACGCCCGTCATCCCCGGATGTGGGCCGGGGGCGCCGGGCCCCCACGCGGGAGGAGCACCCGCCTACGGGCGCAGCGCGTCGTCCCGCCGGGGGGCGGCGGCGCCGGTCGGCAGGGCGTCACCGGTCTCGAGGAGGGTCTTCAGGCTGGACCGGACCTGGGGCCAGCCGTGGCTGACCATGTTCATGACGGCGCCCCCGGGCTCGAACCCGTCGTCCGGTGCTCGGTGTAGGGGTCGGACAGCCACCGCTCGTCGAGGTCGCCGGCGCTGAAATCCCGGCCGACGAGGGCGTCGTGCGCCGGTGGGCCCGTCTTCTTGCGAAGCCCGACGTGCAGTCCCTGTCGCAGAAGTCAGCGGGCCACGACGGCCGGCTTGCTGAAGGCCGATTCAGCGTTGTTCAGCTGCCGTTCAGCGGACCACCTGCACGATGACCATGCATCATCAAACCCAGCAAGGAGTTGCACATCACGATGAACCTCACACGGAAGCTAGCCATCGGAGTGGGCGGCATGCTCGGCGTCGTGGGCGTGGCGGGCGGAGTCGCATTCGCCCAGTCCTCGCCCTCGTCGGCAGCGTCCACCCCCGCGACGCATGCGCCGGACCTGACCCAGCCGACCGCCTCGGGCGCGGCCACCGAAACGCAGGGAACGGGGGCGGAGACGCCGGGAGTCGAGGAGCCAGGTGACGCCGGCCTCCCCGGCGGCGGACACGCTGACACGGCCGGCCAAAACGTGGACCACCAGTTCGAGGGCGTCGAGTAAAGCCCCTCGTCCTCGGGCCGGAGGAGGGACGCCTACGGGCGTCCCTCCTCCATTTCGTGGGCATGCCCGCCCCCCGCACAGCCCCCTGCCGACGTTCAGCCGACGTTCAGCCGACGTTCAGCCGACGTTCAGCTCGCAGGGGGCACGATGGAGTCCGAGGAAGAGGACGTCCGGTGCGGGTGCTCATTGTCGAAGACGAGACAAAGATCGCGGCGGCGGTGCGCCGCGGCCTGGAAGCCGAGGGCTTCACCGTCGAGGTTGCCCTCACGGGGACCGACGGGCTGTGGATGGCGACGGAGAACTCCTACGACGCCATCGTGCTCGACATCTTGTTGCCGGGGATAAACGGGTACGAGGTGTGCAGGAATATCAGGGAAGCGGGTGACTGGACACCGATCCTGATGCTCACCGCCAAGAGCGGCGACTATGACCAGGCAGAGGCGCTCGACACCGGCGCGGACGACTACCTGACCAAGCCGTTCTCCTTCGTGGTGCTCCTAGCCCGCCTCCGCGCCCTGCTTCGCCGGCGTGGGCACTCGGAACCGGTGGTGTACGCGGCGGGCGACGTCAGGCTCGATCCGGTCACCCACCGCTGTGCGCGCGGGGAGGTCGAAGTGGCGCTCACGGCGCGAGAGTTCTCCGTGCTGGAATTCCTGATGCGACGGGCCGGCGAGATCGTCACGAAGGCGGAGATTCTCGACAACGTGTGGGACTTCGCATTCGATGGCGACCCCAACATCGTCGAAGTCTATATCCGCCACTTGCGTAGAAAGCTCGAGGAGCCGTTCGATCGTGGCCTCATCCAGACGATTCGCGGCGCGGGCTACCGACTCGACCGCAACGGAGGTTGAGCGGGGTGCGCGGATTCGCGTCCGTTCGGGTCCGTATAACCCTGGCTGCGGTCATCGTCGTGGCGCTTGCCCTCGCGGCTGGTGGGGCCTGGGTGGTCAACGCTCACCGCGTCTCGCTGATCGACAACATCGAGACGGCGGCACGACTGCGGGCTCGTGACGTCGCCACGACTGTTGCCGACGGAACCCCGACTTCCCCACTGGCCGTGACGCCGGGCGACGAAAGCGCGGTCCAGGTGGTTGATGTGCGCGGGAATGTGATCGCCGCATCATCGAATATCGAAGGTCAGCCGCGCATCAGCACGCTGCAACCCGGTCCTTCGGGCTTCGCCTCCCGCATGGTCGCCCGTCTGCCCGTCGGGGATTCCTCGTTCCTCGTCGTGGCGCTCCGGGTAGCCACACCGAGCGGCACCTACATCGTGTACGTGGCGGGGAGCCTCAATATCGTGGGCGCCAGCACGAACAGTCTCGCCCGGCTCCTGCTCATTGGGCTGCCGGTCCTGCTGCTATTCGTGGCCGGGACGACCTGGGTGGTGAGCGGCAGGGCGCTCCGGCCGGTGGAAGCGATCCGCCAACAGGTCGAGGTCATCGGGGCCGAAGACCTCCACCAACGTGTCCCGGAGCCGAACAGGGTCGATGAGATTGGTCGTCTGGCGCGCACTATGAACGCCATGCTCGGTCGGCTCGACGATGCGAACGAGCGCCAACGTCGATTCATCGCCGACGCGAGCCACGAGATCCGCAGCCCGCTGACGGGCATACGAGCCCGGCTCGAAGTCGATCTGGCGCATCCTAGCGGTGCTGACTGGCAGGCAACCGAGCAAGATGTGCTGGACGACGCGATCCGGCTGCAGCATCTGGTGGATGACCTGCTCGTCCTCGCCGCGTCGGACGCCTCGTCGTCAGGCGTATCTGCCCGCGAGCCGATCGACCTCGATGAGATCGTGATGACCGAAGCGCGGAGGCTACGCAGCCGCTCATCTCATCGTATCGACACCGCCGGTGTCTCGGGCGCGCAGTTCCTCGGCGATGCCGACGCGTTAACTCGAGCGGTACGGAACCTCCTCGACAATGCCGCGCGGCACGCACAGTCAAAAGTGACCATAACCCTGACCGAGTCCGACACAACGGTTACGCTCATCGTCGCCGATGACGGTCCCGGGATCCCGCCTGATCAACGCCTGCGGATCTTTGAACGGTTTGCTCGCCTTGACGACGGTCGGGCCCGCGATCTCGGTGGCACTGGGCTTGGCCTGGCTATTACCCACGACGTCGTGGTGTCACACGGCGGTCGGATCGACGTCGACAACGCGCCCGGAGCACGTTTCACGGTTTCCTTCCCACTTGCCGTTTGAGCGGTGTGCCACCGAAGTCCTTCGCCAGTATCGGCGCCATGGTGGAGCACCGACCTGCCGGGCCACAGGGAGCCCGTACCGGTGCCCCGACCGGATAGCCCTCGGGGTCGACGCCTCAGCGGGAATTGCTGTCGAGCGCCACGCGCCGGAGTTGGCGGATCGCACCGTCAAGCCTTGTCCTGGCTTGGGCCAGTTCGTCGCCGACGGAGCCTGGGAGTCCCTCGCTGTTCGCACGGATCAGCAATCCAGCTCGATGGATATGGAAGACCACCGCGTCGAGTGGACCGATCATGGCTTGTGGACCTGGTGGATGCATGACCTCGCTGCCTTC
Encoded proteins:
- a CDS encoding ABC transporter permease, with protein sequence MVTTPAPALHIETRPTRSAVAASWVSLQALMLRDLVVLRKNLGEFVIRTLVQPFLLCFVFLFVFPKIGQGIGGGRGAAAESGFATVLVPGVVGISIMFQGVQSVALQMAQEFGFTREIEDRVQAPCPIWLVAVAKVLSGAVQGLVSAAIVLPIASVVHAAGVEADIHLHVWTVLSIVPLSCIAMTSLGLLLGTSFEPRNIGLMFGFVVLPITFLGGTYYQWTRLAPVKIGGWHWMQTIVLVNPLIYVNEGMRAAFTDASHMHLYVVYPVLVAFSALFLAVGLRNFRRRVLS
- a CDS encoding ATP-binding cassette domain-containing protein, giving the protein MAEAGVIHTEALTKVYAGTDFRAVDELDLTVAPGEIFGLLGPNGAGKTTTAGMLTTRVVPTSGRAWVGGIDVVAHPTLAKQILGIVSQENTLDRQLSVWENLYFHGRLFGIGARRSRQAADELLEQFQLSKWAKTTVYALSGGMAQRLMVARSILHRPAVLFLDEPTAGLDPQSRLALWEVLRTLNAEGQTILLTTHYMEEADQLCARVAIMDHGKILALDTPAQLKRTVGADTIVTVKATGDYDTLSAVLRDLDGVTRTRQIDNGVEVHVTVSDRIVPRVVNVVEDAGLEVVDLSVAEPSLETVFINLTGKDLRD
- a CDS encoding response regulator transcription factor; its protein translation is MRVLIVEDETKIAAAVRRGLEAEGFTVEVALTGTDGLWMATENSYDAIVLDILLPGINGYEVCRNIREAGDWTPILMLTAKSGDYDQAEALDTGADDYLTKPFSFVVLLARLRALLRRRGHSEPVVYAAGDVRLDPVTHRCARGEVEVALTAREFSVLEFLMRRAGEIVTKAEILDNVWDFAFDGDPNIVEVYIRHLRRKLEEPFDRGLIQTIRGAGYRLDRNGG
- a CDS encoding HAMP domain-containing sensor histidine kinase, whose translation is MRGFASVRVRITLAAVIVVALALAAGGAWVVNAHRVSLIDNIETAARLRARDVATTVADGTPTSPLAVTPGDESAVQVVDVRGNVIAASSNIEGQPRISTLQPGPSGFASRMVARLPVGDSSFLVVALRVATPSGTYIVYVAGSLNIVGASTNSLARLLLIGLPVLLLFVAGTTWVVSGRALRPVEAIRQQVEVIGAEDLHQRVPEPNRVDEIGRLARTMNAMLGRLDDANERQRRFIADASHEIRSPLTGIRARLEVDLAHPSGADWQATEQDVLDDAIRLQHLVDDLLVLAASDASSSGVSAREPIDLDEIVMTEARRLRSRSSHRIDTAGVSGAQFLGDADALTRAVRNLLDNAARHAQSKVTITLTESDTTVTLIVADDGPGIPPDQRLRIFERFARLDDGRARDLGGTGLGLAITHDVVVSHGGRIDVDNAPGARFTVSFPLAV